Proteins co-encoded in one Cydia splendana chromosome 11, ilCydSple1.2, whole genome shotgun sequence genomic window:
- the LOC134794798 gene encoding uncharacterized protein LOC134794798, whose translation MDTRSNEKPQADPAASIANGEATQARQAVPVTVRQTETPARPQPSSSGEQTGPNPFQDWQVVDRRSKKRPPAGKPHPARPVNSSSSNPPPPVKRQGGVAKKKKKNKNQRRAARLAREQQLDNTPTPTHSATGVGVQASQKPAPKPAPNKQVAAARPPPKGKGSTLPPKAGTSGDSPTGSAADPSKRRPGKLARAAAKRMRDESFSPQGDNKKQRLVSPSQPLSYAQAAASDLTIVITDAKSGKITADHSNAILRGLHQAIVEEARRNLVGARPPKFKGKPIFAEGQLRVFAEDEYSAAWSQRCVQALTLPDISLKAVRQSEMARRIKCGLLIPNINNSSWEDVRQAADGLRYQNEWAKVGSWSIIQILRQDQGWFVEFTIPEDLVPAFMERGRSLNCGVGNVYLRFRGPGGKYLDQPPTLQGSTLRVTGVQVPNEQAAGTSEQSKSVSGEKVAPLPLPKPTIPELSEDELLGTGEGPAGSSSEGEDLSAWIVSGLADMFKEGGEMQDAAPTTDNMDTN comes from the coding sequence ACACAGGCGAGACAAGCTGTTCCAGTGACAGTGCGTCAGACCGAAACCCCGGCCCGTCCGCAACCCAGTTCATCTGGGGAGCAGACCGGCCCAAACCCCTTCCAGGACTGGCAGGTAGTGGACCGAAGGTCCAAGAAGCGACCCCCTGCTGGGAAGCCTCACCCTGCCAGACCTGTGAATTCTTCTTCCTCTAACCCACCCCCCCCTGTTAAACGTCAAGGTGGGGtggctaagaagaagaagaaaaacaagAACCAGAGGCGTGCAGCTCGTCTAGCGCGAGAGCAGCAACTGGACAACACACCAACACCGACACACTCTGCAACCGGTGTGGGTGTGCAGGCTTCCCAGAAGCCGGCACCCAAACCGGCGCCGAACAAGCAGGTTGCTGCTGCCAGGCCTCCGCCGAAGGGAAAAGGTTCCACCCTACCCCCTAAGGCTGGAACGTCGGGCGACAGCCCTACGGGTTCGGCCGCAGATCCCTCCAAACGACGACCTGGTAAGCTCGCACGAGCCGCTGCTAAAAGGATGCGAGATGAGTCCTTCTCCCCGCAAGGAGACAACAAAAAGCAGCGACTAGTGAGCCCAAGCCAACCGTTGTCGTACGCACAAGCAGCGGCATCTGACCTGACGATCGTCATTACTGACGCGAAGTCGGGGAAGATCACCGCTGACCACTCCAACGCCATCCTCCGCGGGTTGCACCAAGCAATCGTGGAGGAGGCGAGGAGAAACCTCGTAGGAGCCAGGCCACCCAAATTCAAGGGCAAGCCCATCTTCGCTGAGGGGCAGCTGAGGGTCTTCGCAGAAGACGAATACTCGGCCGCCTGGTCTCAGCGATGTGTCCAGGCCCTAACCCTGCCAGACATCTCCCTTAAGGCGGTTCGCCAGTCGGAGATGGCAAGGAGAATTAAGTGCGGGCTCCTAATACCCAACATTAATAACTCGTCCTGGGAAGACGTCCGTCAGGCAGCTGACGGACTAAGGTACCAGAACGAATGGGCCAAGGTCGGGTCTTGGTCCATTATACAAATACTACGGCAAGACCAGGGGTGGTTTGTCGAGTTCACAATCCCCGAAGACCTCGTCCCCGCCTTCATGGAGAGGGGGAGATCCCTGAACTGTGGGGTGGGCAATGTCTACCTCAGGTTCAGGGGTCCCGGAGGCAAATACCTGGACCAGCCTCCCACCCTGCAAGGTTCCACCCTAAGGGTAACGGGAGTACAGGTCCCCAACGAACAGGCCGCGGGCACCTCCGAGCAGAGCAAGTCTGTCTCCGGGGAGAAAGTTGCCCCCCTGCCTCTACCCAAGCCGACGATACCCGAACTCTCGGAGGATGAGCTCCTTGGCACTGGTGAGGGACCAGCCGGGTCATCATCCGAGGGTGAGGACTTGTCGGCTTGGATAGTGTCGGGGTTGGCCGACATGTTCAAGGAGGGAGGGGAGATGCAAGATGCCGCCCCCACCACCGACAACATGGACACCAACTAG